The following proteins are co-located in the Malassezia restricta chromosome II, complete sequence genome:
- a CDS encoding rhomboid family membrane protein codes for MTSEPDLYAKIQQHLQHGSSSHGDFPPTVFRAENGRPMSVARTRPYQDVDDLVVSHPSSDEAFDRNRFYCLKNASDYASSISLHEPAHLLPVNSSHRDTVAVPMYEDTRKPYDWGMSETDLPLKYAENDLDESHHWQTQHPIYPDHLTASRTHLMGSADESLEMPSQKEGKFTWSNQDKLKQKIDERERGVGRQRYPFVTWLISFGVVVVFIAELILSKQRTGEAVQVHPSVQPMIGPPAEFLISFGARFAPCMRNVPGLPPTNMIPCLNHTATRETRFQRDELCSLADICGLKDATDPNQGYRFVSAIFVHAGIVHILFNLIVLLTLCGQIEKLIGSLAYAIVFMAGGIGGNLLGGNFGLIGQPALGASGAVYTCISFEMIDLIYNWKFEMKPKTRLTVSIIFAIIGLALGLLPGLDNFSHIGGFCIGILGGLVFAPSIHPSRSHMIINWVCRLVGVILLIAFLVALVLNFYRSDDPSKACTWCRYLSCLPAFDACRGGGIYTTTPDGEVTQ; via the coding sequence ATGACCTCGGAGCCGGATCTTTATGCCAAGATCCAGCAGCACTTACAACATGGATCCAGTTCACATGGCGACTTTCCACCAACAGTGTTTCGAGCAGAAAATGGCCGGCCGATGTCTGTGGCGCGGACTCGGCCCTATCAGGACGTGGATGATCTGGTTGTGTCACATCCCTCTTCTGATGAGGCTTTTGACAGGAATAGGTTTTATTGCCTGAAGAATGCATCAGACTATGCATCAAGCATCAGTCTTCATGAGCCAGCGCACTTGCTGCCTGTGAATTCGAGTCATCGAGACACCGTTGCTGTGCCGATGTATGAGGACACACGGAAACCATATGACTGGGGCATGAGCGAAACAGATCTGCCCTTAAAGTATGCTGAGAACGACCTTGATGAGTCACATCATTGGCAGACACAGCATCCTATATACCCAGACCATCTCACAGCGTCCCGTACTCACCTTATGGGTTCCGCTGATGAGAGCCTTGAGATGCCATCCCAGAAAGAGGGAAAGTTTACATGGTCTAACCAAGACAAACTGAAGCAAAAAATCGATGAGCGTGAACGTGGCGTTGGACGGCAGAGGTATCCGTTTGTGACATGGCTCATTTCCTTTGGTGTCGTTGTCGTGTTTATCGCTGAGCTCATCTTGTCCAAGCAGCGCACGGGCGAAGCGGTCCAAGTACACCCAAGCGTACAGCCCATGATTGGACCCCCCGCGGAATTCCTTATATCATTCGGAGCACGATTCGCGCCCTGCATGCGCAACGTACCGGGCTTGCCGCCCACCAACATGATCCCATGTCTCAATCACACGGCGACGCGAGAAACCCGATTTCAGAGGGATGAGCTGTGCTCGCTTGCAGACATATGTGGCTTGAAGGATGCCACGGATCCGAACCAGGGCTATCGATTTGTTTCCGCCATTTTTGTCCATGCCGGTATCGTGCACATTCTCTTCAATCTGATTGTACTATTGACTCTCTGCGGCCAGATTGAAAAACTGATCGGCTCGCTAGCATATGCGATTGTCTTTATGGCCGGAGGCATCGGAGGTAATCTGCTAGGCGGCAACTTTGGGCTCATTGGACAGCCTGCGCTGGGTGCATCGGGCGCTGTGTACACATGCATCAGTTTTGAAATGATTGATTTGATTTACAATTGGAAGTTTGAGATGAAGCCCAAGACTCGATTGACCGTGTCGATCATTTTTGCCATTATTGGCCTGGCGTTAGGACTGCTGCCCGGCCTCGACAACTTTTCGCACATTGGCGGATTCTGTATTGGCATCCTGGGCGGTTTGGTGTTTGCACCGTCCATCCATCCGTCGCGGTCACACATGATCATAAATTGGGTGTGTCGTTTGGTCGGTGTCATACTCTTGATTGCATTtctcgtggcgctcgtgctcaaCTTTTACCGCAGTGATGATCCGTCCAAGGCATGTACATGGTGCAGATACTTGTCGTGCCTTCCTGCGTTTGATGCATGCCGCGGTGGTGGCATATATACAACCACGCCGG